Sequence from the Kineosporia succinea genome:
TGGGACACGAACCACTCCTCGAGCACCACCAGCAAGCAGCTGCGCGACCTGAACTCGGCCGACGCGATCGCCCTGCAGCTGAACGGTCTCGCCGGCGAACTGAAGTCGCAGGTGCTGAGCTCGATCCTGAGCGACGACACGGCCCGGCAGCAGGACGCCATCAAGGACCAGGCCGCCACCGCCCAGGGCCTGGTCACCGAACTCGACGCGCTCGAGCTGCCCGCCGGCAGCCAGGTCACGGTCGACCGGATCAACACCGTGATGAACGAATACCTCAGCGTCGTGGACACGTTCGTGCAGGGCGCGAAGGCCGACCCCACCACGGCCCGGCTCAACTGGGAGCAGGTCGGCGTGGACAACTACCTGGTCAGCGCGGTCACCGCGAACGGCCGGGCGTACTTCGCGCAGCAGGTCGACGCGGCCGAGGCCAGCCAGGCCGCGACCGCCCGGCGGCACTTCCTCACCATGGTGATCGCCGTCGCCGTCGCCGCCCTGGTGCTCGTGGTCATCGCACGGTTCGTCGTCACCGCCGTCACCCGCCCGCTGGTGCGGGTGCGCCGCTCGGTCGACGCGATGGCCGAGGGCATCCTCACGGTTCCCGCCGACGTGCACTCCAAGGACGAGATCGGCCAGATGGCCGTGGCTCTCGACCGGGCGCGCGACCAGGTGCGCGCGGTCGTGACCTCGGTCTCGACGTCCGCCACCGCCCTGGCCGACTCGGCCCGGCAGATGGCCGGCAACTCGTCCACCATGGTCGCCTCCGCCGCGACCTCCTCGACGCAGGCCGGTGAGGCCTCGGGCGTCGCGGCCGACGTGTCGAACAACGTGCAGGCCATCGCCAAGGGCTCGGAGGAGATGGACTCGGCCATCCGCGAGATCGCCCGCAGCGCCAGTGAAGCCGCCGACGTCGCCAGCCAGGCCGTCGAGGTCGCCGGCTCGACCACCGCCCAGATCGGCCGGCTGGGCGAGTCCTCGGCCCAGATCGCCACCGTGGTCGAGATGATCACCTCGATCGCCGAGCAGACCAACCTGCTCGCGCTCAACGCCACGATCGAGGCCGCCCGCGCCGGTGAGAGCGGCAAGGGCTTCGCGGTGGTCGCCAACGAGGTCAAGGACCTGTCGCGGGCCACCGCCCAGGCCACCGGCGAGATCACCAAGTGGGTGACCTCGATCCAGACCGACACCGGGGACGTGGTCACGGCCATCGGTGAGATCAGCTCGGTCATCGACCGGATCCGCGACTACCAGAACGTGATCGCCACGGCCGTCGAGGAGCAGTCCTCCACCGCCGCCGAGATCAGCCGCGGGGTCATGGCCCTGTCCGACGGCGCCCGCGGTATGGCGACCAACGTCTCCACCATCGCCGACGCCACCCGCATCACCACGCACGGCCTGTCGGAGTCGGAGGCCTCGGTCGCCGAGCTCAGCCGGATGGCGGCCGAACTGCAGAGCCGGGTCAACCAGTTCACTGTCTGACCGGTCCGACCCACACCTGAGAGTGAGGACGAGGTGCCCGGGTGGGCACCTCGTCCTCACCGTGGTTCGTCCCCGGACAGGCCCTAGGCTTGCGAGCCGTGACGAACGAACTGGCCGGCCTCGTGAGATCAGTGCTCGACGAACCCCGCCCCTGGAAGGTGACGCAGGTGGGCGCGCCGGTGCTGCGGCAGACGGCGGTGCCGTACGACGGGCAGCTCGACGAGGCGCTGCTGCACGAACTGCTCGACGCCATGCGCGCGCACCTGCCCGGTGTGGGCGTGGGGCTGGCGGCTCCGCAGATCGGGATCGGTCTGGCGGTGGCCGTGATCGAGGATCCGGGAGGCTCCGACCCGGCCGTCAACGAGGTGCGGGAGCGTCCGGCGCAGCCGCTGCTGGAGCTGGTGAACCCGGTCGTGACGCCGATCGGCGACGAGAAGGTGGCGTTCTACGAGGGCTGCCTGAGCGTCGAGGGGCTCGGTGCGGTGGTGTCACGCTACCGGCGTGTTCTTCTCAAGGCCCAGGACCGTCACGGAAAGCCCTACGAGGCCGAGCTTTCGGGCTGGCCGGCGCGGATCGCGCAGCACGAGACCGATCACCTGAACGGCACGATCTACCTGGACCGGGCCGAGATCCGTTCACTGTCCACGGTCTCGGCGATGCAGGAACGCTGGAACCAGCCGACGCCCGCCGAGGCGTCGGCCGTGCTGGGGTTCCCGCTGCGTCAGAGGTAGAGGTCGAAGGTGCTGGCGGCGGGCGGCTCTTCGGCACGCTGCGCCGCCGGCTTGGCCGTCTGGCGCTCCGAGGCCAGCTCGGCCGCGGAGATGGCGGCCTGGTCGAGCGAGACCCGGGCCTCGTCCATGTTCAGCACCTGCTGGTCGGCACCGGCCTTCTGATCCTCCTCGAGGATCTTCTGGTCGGTCACCAGCTGCTTCTGCAGGTTCAGCATCGAGGATGAGTTTCCCCCGACGGGGCTGACGTCCATGACTGGGCACACCTCCGGGACGTTTCGTGCGGACGCAAGATCCATCGGCCAGTACCACAGCTGTATAAGAGATTTTCGTTGCCGTGATCAACTGCTCCGCGCGAGCTGGGGCAGGCGTTGCGGGGCGCCCGCGAGTGCGGCCGTGACCAGGGCCGCCAGGGCGAGGGCGAGCGTCAGGGTGCCGACCGCCTGCCCGACGGTGGACGCGAGGGCGAGCGCGCCGGTCGCGGTGGTCACGACGCCGCACGCGCCGTAGGCGACGGCGGCGTACCCGGAGGCGGCGCGGCCCTGGTGGGAGGGGCGCAGGCCGTGGGTGACGGTGGCCAGGCCGAGGCTGTAGGCGGGGCCCTGCCCGAGACCGCAGACGATCGCGCCGACGGTGAGGAGCCACAGGTCGGCGGTCTCCAGGGCGGTCGCGATCAGGGCCAGGCCGGCGACCAGGGGGATGCACAGCTGCCAGGCCCGCAGGCGCAGGAGGTCGCGGCGGCAGGCGGTCTGCGCGGCCCAGGCCGCGGCCAGGAAGACGCCGACCGGTAACACGGCCTGCAGCAACGAGATCGAGGGCAGGGCGCCGCGCAGGGTCGCGGGTACCAGGGCGAGGACGACGCCGGCGGCGCTCCAGGCCATGGCGCCCAGCAGCAGTCCGGCGCGGCGGTGGCGGGCGCGGTAGAGGCCGGGGGTGGACACGTCGGGCGCGGTGCGCACGCTGGCGTGCCGGGTGCGCAGGTGCACGGCGAGCACGGTCACGGTGACGAGCAGGTGCAGGCCGAACACGGTGACGGCGGGGGCGGGCAGGGTGGATCCGAGCAGGCCGCCGCCGAGATTGCCCACGAGGGAACCGATCACGGCACCGGAGGCCACGACCGTGCGGGCGCGTTCGCCGA
This genomic interval carries:
- a CDS encoding MFS transporter; this encodes MGTIKSGRSGGVVPVVAFCVVLAGVNLPNPLVPLYTDRYALTSLAQSVVFSLYLLALVTTLVTVMTRDLNARAPRVLTAALALSVAADLLMALGSGTFGFLLAGRLASGVSVGLATGACATLALAGLGERARTVVASGAVIGSLVGNLGGGLLGSTLPAPAVTVFGLHLLVTVTVLAVHLRTRHASVRTAPDVSTPGLYRARHRRAGLLLGAMAWSAAGVVLALVPATLRGALPSISLLQAVLPVGVFLAAAWAAQTACRRDLLRLRAWQLCIPLVAGLALIATALETADLWLLTVGAIVCGLGQGPAYSLGLATVTHGLRPSHQGRAASGYAAVAYGACGVVTTATGALALASTVGQAVGTLTLALALAALVTAALAGAPQRLPQLARSS
- a CDS encoding peptide deformylase produces the protein MTNELAGLVRSVLDEPRPWKVTQVGAPVLRQTAVPYDGQLDEALLHELLDAMRAHLPGVGVGLAAPQIGIGLAVAVIEDPGGSDPAVNEVRERPAQPLLELVNPVVTPIGDEKVAFYEGCLSVEGLGAVVSRYRRVLLKAQDRHGKPYEAELSGWPARIAQHETDHLNGTIYLDRAEIRSLSTVSAMQERWNQPTPAEASAVLGFPLRQR
- a CDS encoding methyl-accepting chemotaxis protein, whose protein sequence is MNTVVSRFLDLPTWTKLTALVAASVIALLTCLGLSWDTNHSSSTTSKQLRDLNSADAIALQLNGLAGELKSQVLSSILSDDTARQQDAIKDQAATAQGLVTELDALELPAGSQVTVDRINTVMNEYLSVVDTFVQGAKADPTTARLNWEQVGVDNYLVSAVTANGRAYFAQQVDAAEASQAATARRHFLTMVIAVAVAALVLVVIARFVVTAVTRPLVRVRRSVDAMAEGILTVPADVHSKDEIGQMAVALDRARDQVRAVVTSVSTSATALADSARQMAGNSSTMVASAATSSTQAGEASGVAADVSNNVQAIAKGSEEMDSAIREIARSASEAADVASQAVEVAGSTTAQIGRLGESSAQIATVVEMITSIAEQTNLLALNATIEAARAGESGKGFAVVANEVKDLSRATAQATGEITKWVTSIQTDTGDVVTAIGEISSVIDRIRDYQNVIATAVEEQSSTAAEISRGVMALSDGARGMATNVSTIADATRITTHGLSESEASVAELSRMAAELQSRVNQFTV